The Setaria italica strain Yugu1 chromosome IX, Setaria_italica_v2.0, whole genome shotgun sequence genome has a window encoding:
- the LOC101761744 gene encoding beta-amylase 3, chloroplastic, with product MALTLRSTTSFLSPVDPNSKLLHKPGADDAPPSCAAVPAPSHAAAPSRRLRLVRAAAAAAPAPAMDRAPAEAAELLHGGAAGQDHGRPRGGVPVYVMLPLDTVGPGGQLSRQRAVAASLMALRGAGVEGVMVDVWWGVVEREGPGRYDWEAYAELVRMVERAGLRLQAVMSFHQCGGNVGDTCNIPLPPWVLEEMSSNPDIVYTDRSGRRNPEYISLGCDTLPVLKGRTPIQVYADYMRSFHDRFRDYLGNVIAEIQVGMGPCGELRYPSYPEANGTWRFPGIGEFQCYDKYMRASLEAAAVAAGHEEWGRGGPHDAGEYKQMPEETGFFRRDGTWSTEYGQFFLEWYSGMLLEHGDRVLAAADAVFGGTGATLSAKVAGIHWHYGTRSHAAELTAGYYNTRHHDGYAPIARMLAKRGAVLNFTCMEMKDEQQPQHASCSPEQLVQQVKAAASAAGVELAGENALERYDEAAFSQVVSTARGAGLAAFTYLRMNKALFDGDNWREFVSFVRAMADGGARPALPRCDTGHSDLYVGFLDAAKERKAPEAEGAATAVAL from the exons ATGGCGCTCACGCTGCGTTCCACCACGTCCTTCCTGTCGCCTGTCGACCCCAATTCCAAGCTCCTCCACAAGCCGGGCGCCGACGACGCGCCGCCGAGctgcgccgccgtgccggccccgtcccacgccgccgcgccgagccgCAGGCTGCGCCTCGTcagggcggccgcggcggcggcgcccgcgccggcgatgGACCGCGCGCCGGCCGAGGCCGCCGAGCTGCTgcacggcggcgcagcgggccAGGACCACGGGCGGCCCCGCGGCGGGGTCCCTGTGTACGTGATGCTGCCGCTGGACACGGTGGGGCCCGGCGGCCAGCTGTCGCGGCagcgcgcggtggcggcgagtcTGATGGCGCTGCGGGGCGCCGGGGTGGAGGGCGTCATGGTGGACGTCTGGTGGGGCGTCGTGGAGCGGGAGGGACCCGGGCGCTACGACTGGGAGGCCTACGCCGAGCTCGTGCGCATGGTGGAGCGCGCCGGCCTGCGGCTCCAGGCCGTCATGTCCTTCCACCAGTGCGGCGGCAACGTCGGCGACACCTGCAA CATCCCCTTGCCGCCATGGGTGCTGGAGGAGATGAGCAGCAACCCGGACATCGTGTACACGGACAGGTCCGGCCGCCGGAACCCCGAGTACATCTCCCTCGGCTGCGACACGCTGCCGGTGCTCAAGGGCCGGACACCCATCCAGGTCTACGCCGACTACATGCGCAGCTTCCACGACAGGTTCCGTGACTACCTCGGCAACGTCATTGCG GAGATCCAAGTGGGCATGGGGCCCTGTGGAGAGCTGAGGTATCCTTCCTACCCAGAGGCCAACGGAACATGGCGTTTCCCGGGCATCGGCGAGTTCCAGTGCTATGATAAG TACATGCGGGCGTCGCTCgaagcagcggcggtggcggcggggcacgAGGAGTGGGGCAGGGGCGGGCCGCACGACGCCGGCGAGTACAAGCAGATGCCCGAGGAGACGGGCTTCTTCCGGCGCGACGGCACGTGGAGCACTGAGTACGGCCAGTTCTTCCTGGAGTGGTACTCCGGCATGCTCCTGGAGCACGGCGACCGCGTCTTGGCCGCAGCCGATGCCGTGTTCGGCGGCACGGGCGCCACGCTCTCGGCCAAGGTCGCCGGAATCCACTGGCACTACGGGACCCGGTCGCACGCGGCGGAGCTCACGGCCGGGTACTACAACACGCGGCACCACGACGGGTACGCGCCCATCGCGCGCATGCTGGCCAAGCGCGGTGCCGTGCTCAACTTCACGTGCATGGAGATGAAGGacgagcagcagccgcagcacgCCAGCTGCTCGCCCGAGCAGCTCGTGCAGCAGGTCAAGGCCGCTGCCAGCGCCGCCGGGGTGGAGCTCGCCGGCGAGAACGCGCTGGAGCGGTACGACGAAGCGGCGTTCTCGCAGGTGGTGTcaacggcgcgcggcgcggggctgGCGGCGTTCACGTACCTGCGGATGAACAAGGCGCTCTTCGACGGCGACAACTGGCGGGAGTTCGTGTCCTTCGTCCGGGCcatggccgacggcggcgcgaggcCGGCGCTGCCGCGGTGCGACACGGGGCACTCGGACCTGTACGTCGGGTTCCTCGACGCCGCCAAGGAGAGGAAAGCGCCGGAGGCCgagggcgccgccaccgccgtggcATTGTAG
- the LOC101766793 gene encoding probable CCR4-associated factor 1 homolog 9, with the protein MIPAGAFYHPQGQPPFAIAMTAPAASYSAAVPMQALPTAWYHATVPIMQGPPPMPRPFGVTVRSVWADNLGAVRLDMGYFAAHARCVAVKVHYPGVVVHGAGGQQDPGAEKRYAVVKANVDALKPLQVGLAVCTDDGRVAAWEFNLSDFDPAADPHAAQSLLHLQSRGLNCLEHRLRGIPMEELAMLLRFSGLLGNRPGVSWVTHTGAYHLAYLMKVINGGKPLAGDMDGFLGSVRRSLGEDVYDVATMAADCPDMPVGLEHIAGKLRLPPPLSTNPLAGAGSVLALEAFLKLKPQRFRDDVTRYRGVLQGLHTI; encoded by the coding sequence ATGATCCCCGCCGGAGCGTTCTACCACCCGCAGGGGCAGCCGCCTTTCGCCATCGCCATGACTGCGCCGGCAGCTTCGtactccgccgccgtccctaTGCAGGCACTGCCGACAGCTTGGTACCACGCCACCGTCCCCATCATGCAggggccgccgccgatgccgcggCCGTTCGGCGTCACCGTCCGCTCGGTGTGGGCCGACAACCTCGGCGCCGTGCGGCTTGACATGGGCTACTTcgcggcgcacgcgcgctgCGTCGCCGTGAAGGTCCACTACCCCGGCGTCGTCgtccacggcgccggcggccagcagGACCCCGGCGCGGAGAAGCGGTACGCCGTCGTGAAGGCGAACGTGGACGCGCTCAAGCCGCTCCAGGTCGGGCTCGCCGTCTGCACCGACGACGGGCGGGTCGCCGCCTGGGAGTTCAACCTGTCCGACTTCGACCCGGCCGCCGACCCCCACGCGGCCCAGTCCCTCCTGCACCTCCAGAGCCGCGGCCTCAACTGCCTCGAGCACCGCCTCCGTGGCATCCCCATGGAGGAGCTCGCCATGCTGCTCCGCTTCAGCGGGTTGCTGGGCAACCGGCCGGGGGTGTCGTGGGTCACGCACACCGGAGCTTACCACCTCGCGTACCTGATGAAGGTAATCAATGGTGGTAAACCACTTGCCGGCGACATGGACGGGTTCCTGGGTTCGGTGCGGAGGTCTCTTGGCGAGGACGTCTACGATGTGGCGACGATGGCCGCTGACTGCCCAGACATGCCGGTGGGGCTGGAACACATCGCGGGCAAGCTcaggttgccgccgccgctgtccacGAACCCGCTCGCGGGCGCCGGCAGCGTGCTCGCTCTAGAAGCGTTCTTGAAGCTCAAACCTCAGAGGTTCCGAGATGACGTGACCAGATACAGAGGCGTCCTGCAAGGACTGCACACTATCTGA
- the LOC101767207 gene encoding metacaspase-1 yields MMMLIDCSGCRTPLQLPHGAPSIRCAICGAVTHVAPAPHAEPSRGAVQPAPGWGPPPPPAHGRKRAVVCGISYRYSRHELKGCINDAKCMRHLLMTRFNFPDDSIIMLNEEQTDPYKIPTKHNIRMAMYWLVQGCQPGDSLVFHYSGHGAQQRNYSGDEVDGFDETLCPLDFETQGMIVDDEINAALVRPLPHGVKLHALIDACHSGTALDLPFLCRMNRSGQYVWEDHRPRSGVWKGTSGGEAISFSGCDDDQTSADTSALSKITSTGAMTFCFIQAIERGQGTTYGSILNSMRSTIRNTGDSAGVGGGAVTSLITMLLTGGSLSTGGLKQEPQLTACDPFDVYAKPFSL; encoded by the exons ATGATGATGCTGATCGACTGCTCGGGTTGCCGCACCCCGCTGCAGCTGCCACACGGGGCGCCCAGCATCCGCTGCGCCATCTGCGGGGCCGTCACGCACGTCGCCCCCGCGCCCCACGCCGAGCCCAGCCGCGGCGCGGTGCAGCCGGCGCCGGGGTGGggtccgcccccgccgccagcgcACGGGCGGAAGCGCGCCGTCGTGTGCGGGATCTCGTACCGGTACTCGCGGCACGAGCTCAAGGGCTGCATCAACGACGCCAAGTGCATGCGCCACCTGCTCATGACGCGCTTCAACTTCCCCGACGACTCCATCATCATGCTAAACG AAGAACAAACCGACCCCTACAAAATCCCAACAAAGCATAACATAAGGATGGCCATGTATTGGCTTGTTCAAGGTTGTCAGCCTGGAGACTCATTGGTGTTCCATTATTCTGGGCATGGAGCACAACAAAGAAACTACAGTGGGGATGAGGTTGATGGGTTTGATGAAACGCTCTGCCCATTGGATTTTGAGACACAAGGAATGATCGTCGACGATGAGATAAATGCAGCACTTGTTAGACCACTTCCTCATGGAGTTAAACTTCATGCACTCATTGATGCTTGTCATAGTGGGACTGCGCTTGATTTGCCTTTCCTCTGCAGAATGAACAG GAGTGGGCAATATGTATGGGAAGATCACCGGCCACGATCTGGTGTCTGGAAAGGCACTAGTGGTGGGGAGGCTATTTCATTTAGTGGTTGTGACGATGATCAGACCTCTGCAGATACTTCT GCTTTGTCAAAGATCACTTCAACCGGCGCAATGACATTCTGCTTCATCCAAGCTATTGAACGGGGCCAGGGTACCACCTACGGTAGTATTTTGAACTCCATGCGTTCGACAATACGCAATACAGGTGACTCGGCAGgtgttggtggtggtgccgtCACATCACTAATTACAATGCTTCTGACGGGAGGGAGCCTTTCTACTGGTGGTCTGAAACAG GAGCCACAGCTGACAGCATGCGATCCATTTGATGTCTACGCGAAGCCCTTCTCGCTATGA